The sequence below is a genomic window from Halosolutus gelatinilyticus.
CTCGGTTCGCACCCGCGTACGTCTCGACACCCTATCACGGACGCCGCCGGCGTTCAAAGCTTTACACCAGTATGGTTGTAAAATTCCGTTACGAATACGTGATATTCACCTCGACCATCTTGGCGGCGCGTCGGAGGAGGTCCGGCAGTTCCTCTCGGAACCGGTCGCCGTTGATTCGACGCGTCGGACCGGCGACGGTCAGCGCGCCCAGTAGTTCTCCCGTCTCTCGGTTCCGAATCGGCGTTCCGACGCCCCGCATTCCGTCGACGCGCTCTTCGTCGTCGAACGCGATGCCCGTCTCGCGGATCTCGGCCAGCTCGTCCTCCAGTTCGCCCCGATCGGTGATCGTCTGCGCCGTCTTGGCGGGTAATCCGTGCGCTTCCACGATCGCGTTCCGTCGTTCCTCGGGGAGGTGGGCGAAGATGGCCTTCCCGGCGCCGGTACAGTGGAGGTGCAGACGGATCCCGATGCGCGCGTCCGTGCGGACCGCTTGGTCCGTTCGATCGTAGTAGAGGTAGACCCCCCGACCGCGCTCTTCGACGGCGACCGCGGCCGATTCCCCCGTCTCGGCCGCCAGTTCGTTTACCACCGACTTCGTCACCGGGTACACCAGCTGTCTGCTGAGGGCGCTCGACGCGAGTCGAAGCGTCTTCAGGCTCACGCTGTACGATCGGTCCTCCTTGACGACGTAGCCGCACTCGCGGAACGTGTCGAGGTGGCGGTGAACGGTGCTTTTCGGTTGCCCGCTCGCGTCCGCGATCTCGGAGACGCCCGCCGTCCCCGCCTCCTGGAGCGTTTCGAGTATCTGGAGCGCCGTCGTAACCGATTTCATCGGGGCGGTGTCGTCTGCGGTCATCGATCGTCAGTCCCCTCGCACCCGTCCGTCAAAAAGGTTGTTCTAGGTCCCGGAATTAGTTTTCCACGCTGCAGAACAGATCCGCGAACGGCCCAGTTGGTAATAATTGATCAGTGATTTTTTTCGAGCGTGGGCAGCAAATCGAAACGATCGTTCCGTGAGTCGGAAAAGGGCCGAATGTATAATGTAACTATGGTATGAAACCAGTCACTCGATCGAGTGTCGATTCCGTCCCGTGCAACGGGGGCAATCGCTTGAGATGGAGTCTGAGACGGGATAATCGCGTTCGATTCGAATCCGTCCGGCTCGGAGCCGAGCCGGACGTATCTCCCAGCTGTATCGAATCATGACCCCCACAATCGGTAGATACTTATACCATCAGTTCAGACGTTGTCCCGGTGTACCACACCAATGAGCATGTTAGGCGCGATCGGGATCCTTGCGGTGTTTGCGATATTCGGCATCCTCATGATGACCGAGACTGTGCCGACGTTCGTCGCACTCGCCGCAATGGCTCTCGGGATCGCAGCGGTCGGC
It includes:
- a CDS encoding IclR family transcriptional regulator yields the protein MTADDTAPMKSVTTALQILETLQEAGTAGVSEIADASGQPKSTVHRHLDTFRECGYVVKEDRSYSVSLKTLRLASSALSRQLVYPVTKSVVNELAAETGESAAVAVEERGRGVYLYYDRTDQAVRTDARIGIRLHLHCTGAGKAIFAHLPEERRNAIVEAHGLPAKTAQTITDRGELEDELAEIRETGIAFDDEERVDGMRGVGTPIRNRETGELLGALTVAGPTRRINGDRFREELPDLLRRAAKMVEVNITYS